From Palaemon carinicauda isolate YSFRI2023 unplaced genomic scaffold, ASM3689809v2 scaffold3087, whole genome shotgun sequence, the proteins below share one genomic window:
- the LOC137636476 gene encoding uncharacterized protein — translation MFTRAVNLKICVDMSVKEFLRSFMLHTFDYGLPQFCVSDLGTQIVAGGNIIMDFLKDPETQMHFDEAGVQSIKFDRYFKGCSQMGSLVEICIKMVKHLINKSIGTNVLEFRDFEFVVSQTCHLVNRRPIAFKEALRDSSNEPVPHPITPERLIHGYDLLSINVIPDLQPDPEIDLEYILSTTPSERIKNNYQKLNAIRKNLIDNYHSEFLATLIKQAVDKKDRYRPCHHKHLNVGDIVLIKETHVKPLNYPMGKITEVIKNTSGEVTNAIVLKGKTNELVKRHITSLIPLLKPDIAEEINPSVNEELDAKPKFRGRSRRRAAVESEKRTRHVLQD, via the coding sequence atgtttactcgagcagtcaatttgaagatttgcgtggatatgtctgttaaagaattccttcgttcttttatgcttcacacgtttgattatggattgccacagttttgtgtaagtgacttaggcacacagatagtagcaggaggtaacatcataatggattttcttaaagatcctgaaacccagatgcattttgatgaggctggtgtacaatcgataaaatttgatcggtattttaaaggctgcagtcagatgggttctttggtagagatatgtataaagatggtcaaacatttgataaataagtccattggtacaaatgttctagaatttagagattttgaatttgttgttagtcaaacttgtcacttggtgaataggcgaccaattgcttttaaagaagcattaagggattcgagcaacgagcctgttcctcaccctatcactccggaaaggcttattcatggctatgatctcttatccatcaatgtcattcctgatctacagcctgatcctgagattgatcttgaatacattcttagtaccaccccgtcagaaaggataaagaataattatcaaaaactgaatgcaatcagaaaaaatctcatagacaattatcattcggagtttttagctaccctaataaaacaggcagttgataagaaggaccgatatcgtccttgtcatcataagcatcttaatgtaggtgatattgtcttaatcaaagagactcatgtaaaaccccttaactatcctatgggaaaaattacagaggtaattaagaatacaagtggtgaggtgactaatgctatcgttttgaaaggtaaaacaaatgaactggtgaaaaggcatataaccagtctcatccctcttttaaaacccgatattgctgaagagatcaatccttcagttaatgaggaattagatgccaaacctaaatttagaggaaggtcaaggagaagggcagcagtcgagtcagagaaaaggactaggcatgtgctccaagactga